A single window of Anaerocolumna chitinilytica DNA harbors:
- a CDS encoding rhamnulokinase produces the protein MQKYYLAIDIGASSGRHVLGSIQEGQICLEEVYRFENSMKKIDGALCWDTEQIFGHILAGMKRCSELGKIPVSVSVDTWGVDFVLIDNTGNKLGQAVGYRDQRTDGMDEVVNRYITPAELYERTGIPKQMYNTIYQLMAVKIRHTEYLEKADAMLMTPDYYHYLLTGKAMQEYTIATTTQLVNARTRNWDYELIERLGLPSHIFRPIQKPGTYVGNLKPELQTLLGFDCQVIMPASHDTASAVMAVPSTTKDTLYISSGTWSLMGIEVSEPNTSKESSRAGFTNEGGYNDSFRYIKNIMGLWMIQSVKKEIGDGYSFEEICHMAEKEEITSLVDCNDNCFMAPDSMVEAVKTYCRLTNQQVPETLGELAAVIYNSLAKCYADTITEIEALTGTQYETIHIIGGGSKASFLNSLTEKYTSRKVLPGPAEATAIGNILAQMIESKEIPSLLEGRKYVKKSFT, from the coding sequence ATGCAAAAGTATTACCTGGCAATTGACATCGGGGCTTCCAGCGGTCGGCATGTGCTTGGAAGTATTCAGGAAGGACAGATCTGTTTAGAGGAAGTATACCGCTTTGAAAACAGCATGAAGAAGATAGATGGTGCGCTTTGCTGGGATACAGAGCAGATCTTCGGACATATTTTAGCCGGCATGAAACGCTGTTCTGAGCTTGGAAAAATTCCTGTAAGTGTCAGCGTCGATACCTGGGGAGTAGATTTTGTATTGATTGATAATACAGGTAATAAGCTCGGGCAGGCTGTGGGCTACCGTGACCAACGTACAGATGGTATGGATGAGGTGGTAAACAGGTATATTACTCCGGCGGAACTATATGAAAGAACCGGTATTCCGAAGCAAATGTATAATACCATTTATCAATTGATGGCGGTAAAGATTCGTCATACAGAGTATTTAGAAAAGGCAGATGCCATGCTAATGACACCGGATTATTATCATTATCTGCTTACCGGAAAGGCAATGCAGGAGTATACAATTGCGACCACCACCCAATTAGTCAATGCCCGTACAAGGAATTGGGACTATGAACTGATTGAACGGCTTGGTCTTCCCAGCCATATATTTAGACCGATTCAAAAACCCGGTACTTATGTGGGGAATTTAAAACCGGAACTTCAAACTCTTTTAGGCTTTGACTGTCAGGTAATTATGCCTGCTTCCCATGATACGGCCTCTGCCGTTATGGCAGTGCCAAGTACCACAAAGGATACCCTTTATATCAGTTCCGGGACCTGGTCCCTTATGGGCATAGAAGTGTCCGAACCGAACACTTCCAAAGAAAGCAGCAGAGCTGGTTTTACCAATGAAGGCGGTTATAATGACAGCTTTCGTTATATCAAGAATATTATGGGCCTGTGGATGATTCAGTCTGTAAAAAAAGAAATCGGGGATGGATATTCCTTTGAGGAAATCTGCCATATGGCCGAAAAAGAAGAGATTACCTCTCTGGTAGATTGCAATGACAATTGCTTCATGGCTCCGGACAGTATGGTGGAAGCAGTAAAAACCTACTGCCGCCTCACGAACCAGCAAGTACCGGAAACCCTGGGGGAATTAGCCGCAGTCATCTATAACAGCCTTGCAAAATGCTACGCGGATACCATAACCGAAATAGAGGCACTTACCGGAACTCAGTATGAAACCATACATATCATCGGTGGTGGTTCTAAGGCAAGCTTTCTGAATAGCCTTACGGAAAAATATACTTCACGCAAGGTACTCCCAGGGCCGGCAGAAGCGACTGCCATAGGCAATATCCTGGCACAAATGATTGAATCAAAAGAAATACCTTCTCTGCTTGAAGGAAGAAAATATGTAAAAAAATCCTTTACTTAA
- a CDS encoding RbsD/FucU family protein, with translation MLKGIPAILSPELLKVLCEMGHSDRIVIADGNFPTESNGKDGIVIRLDGHGVPEILEAILQFFPLDTYTDTPATLMEVMDGDNVATPIWDTYTEIITKYDKRGKAAIGTLSRQTFYEEAKKSYAFIATGESALYANIILQKGVV, from the coding sequence ATGCTAAAAGGTATACCTGCGATATTATCGCCTGAATTGCTCAAAGTCCTTTGCGAAATGGGACATAGCGATAGAATAGTTATTGCCGACGGCAACTTCCCCACGGAATCCAACGGAAAGGACGGAATTGTTATCCGGCTCGACGGACATGGTGTTCCAGAGATACTGGAAGCAATCCTGCAATTTTTCCCTTTAGATACCTATACCGACACTCCTGCAACCCTAATGGAAGTAATGGATGGTGATAATGTTGCCACTCCTATCTGGGATACTTATACAGAAATTATAACGAAATATGACAAACGTGGAAAAGCCGCAATAGGAACCTTGAGCCGCCAGACTTTCTATGAAGAAGCCAAAAAGTCCTACGCCTTTATTGCAACCGGCGAAAGTGCACTCTATGCAAATATTATACTGCAAAAAGGTGTTGTATAA
- a CDS encoding class II aldolase/adducin family protein: protein MDMNEIKSQICDICYKMWQLGWVAANDGNVTVKLEDGSFLATPTGISKSFITADKLVHIDKDGKLLEESAYRPSSEIKMHLRCYEEREDVGAVLHAHPPVATGYAVANKALDEYSMIETVIALGSIPVTPFGTPSTYEVPEAIAPYLGLHDVVLLQNHGALAVGADLLTAYYRMETLELFAKISLNAHLLGGAKEIPRENIDRLISMRESYQVTGRHPGYKKYPKGSE, encoded by the coding sequence ATGGACATGAATGAAATCAAGAGTCAAATATGTGATATCTGTTATAAAATGTGGCAGCTTGGATGGGTTGCGGCAAACGATGGAAATGTTACAGTTAAATTAGAGGACGGCAGTTTTTTAGCAACCCCCACCGGAATCAGCAAAAGCTTTATTACAGCCGACAAACTGGTACATATCGATAAAGACGGAAAGCTTCTGGAGGAAAGTGCTTACCGCCCTTCCTCTGAAATCAAGATGCATTTACGCTGCTATGAGGAGAGAGAGGATGTAGGAGCCGTATTGCACGCACATCCTCCTGTTGCTACAGGGTATGCCGTGGCAAACAAGGCACTGGATGAATACTCCATGATAGAGACAGTAATTGCCTTAGGCTCCATTCCGGTAACACCTTTTGGAACCCCTTCCACTTATGAAGTACCCGAAGCAATTGCTCCTTATCTTGGCCTCCATGATGTAGTTCTCCTTCAAAACCATGGAGCCCTGGCAGTAGGCGCTGATTTACTGACTGCCTATTACCGAATGGAAACCTTGGAGCTCTTTGCGAAAATCAGCTTGAATGCCCATCTGCTTGGCGGTGCAAAAGAAATACCCAGAGAGAATATTGACAGGCTAATCTCAATGCGTGAAAGTTATCAGGTAACAGGAAGACACCCCGGATACAAGAAATATCCGAAAGGCAGTGAATAG
- a CDS encoding L-fucose isomerase, with the protein MASNRLIGDYPVIGIRPTIDGRRGYINVRGTLEEQTMNMAKSAAKLLEDNLKYSNGEPVKVIIADTTIGRVAEAAACADKFKKAGVDITLTVTPCWCYGAETMDMDPMTIKGVWGFNGTERPGAVYLASVLATHAQKGLPAFGIYGHDVQDAQDTSIPSDVKEKILRFGRAAVAAATMRGKSYLQIGSICMGIGGSIIDPAFIEEYLGMRVESVDEVEIIRRMSEGIYDEAEYKKALEWTKSKCKEGFDKNPPEVQKSPEQKESDWEFVVKMMCIIKDLMNGNPNLPKGCEEEMSGHNAIAAGFQGQRQWTDFYPNCDYPEALLNTSFDWNGAREPYILATENDVLNGLGMLFMKLITNRAQIFADVRTYWSPEAVKAATGYQLDGVAAASNGFIHLINSGAACLDACGEAKDDKGNGVIKPWYDITEEDQEAILSATTWNAADNGYFRGGGYSSRFETKAEMPVTMIRLNLVKGLGPTLQIAEGYTVKLPEEVSDTLWKRTDYTWPCTWFAPRTTGEGAFKSAYDVMNNWGANHGAISYGHIGADLITLCSILRIPVSMHNVPEDKIFRPASWNAFGMDKEGQDYRACAAYGPLYK; encoded by the coding sequence ATGGCAAGCAACAGATTAATTGGAGATTACCCTGTAATCGGAATTCGCCCTACTATTGACGGAAGAAGAGGTTACATCAATGTACGCGGTACTTTAGAGGAGCAGACGATGAATATGGCAAAGTCTGCTGCCAAATTATTAGAGGATAACTTAAAATACTCAAACGGTGAACCGGTAAAGGTTATTATCGCGGATACCACCATCGGCCGCGTTGCCGAGGCAGCTGCCTGCGCTGATAAATTCAAAAAAGCTGGGGTTGATATTACCCTGACTGTAACCCCCTGCTGGTGCTATGGTGCGGAAACTATGGATATGGATCCTATGACAATAAAAGGAGTATGGGGTTTTAATGGAACAGAAAGACCGGGAGCTGTTTACCTGGCATCCGTATTGGCTACCCACGCACAAAAAGGACTTCCTGCCTTTGGTATCTACGGCCATGATGTTCAGGATGCACAGGACACTTCTATCCCCTCAGATGTGAAAGAAAAAATATTACGCTTTGGCAGGGCTGCCGTTGCAGCCGCAACCATGAGAGGCAAATCCTATCTTCAGATTGGTTCCATCTGTATGGGTATTGGCGGATCCATTATCGATCCTGCTTTTATTGAAGAATATCTTGGCATGAGAGTGGAATCCGTGGATGAAGTTGAGATTATCCGAAGAATGTCAGAAGGTATCTACGACGAAGCCGAATATAAAAAGGCTTTAGAATGGACGAAGAGCAAGTGTAAGGAAGGCTTTGACAAGAATCCTCCTGAAGTTCAAAAGAGCCCTGAACAAAAGGAAAGTGACTGGGAATTTGTAGTTAAGATGATGTGTATCATTAAAGACCTGATGAATGGCAACCCGAATCTGCCAAAGGGCTGTGAGGAAGAAATGTCAGGACATAATGCAATCGCAGCCGGTTTTCAGGGTCAGAGACAGTGGACAGACTTCTATCCCAACTGTGATTACCCCGAAGCGCTCTTAAATACTTCCTTTGATTGGAACGGCGCCAGAGAGCCATACATTCTGGCAACAGAGAACGATGTATTAAATGGTCTCGGCATGCTGTTTATGAAACTTATAACGAACCGTGCTCAAATCTTTGCAGATGTCCGCACTTATTGGAGTCCTGAAGCAGTCAAAGCAGCCACTGGCTACCAGTTAGACGGAGTAGCCGCAGCCAGTAACGGTTTTATACATCTTATTAACTCCGGTGCTGCCTGCCTGGATGCTTGTGGAGAGGCAAAAGATGACAAGGGCAATGGGGTAATTAAGCCCTGGTATGATATAACCGAGGAAGACCAGGAAGCAATCTTATCAGCAACTACCTGGAATGCCGCAGATAACGGATACTTTAGAGGAGGCGGTTACTCTTCCAGATTTGAGACTAAGGCAGAAATGCCCGTAACAATGATACGTTTGAACCTGGTAAAAGGATTAGGACCCACCCTTCAGATCGCAGAAGGCTACACTGTAAAGCTGCCGGAAGAAGTTTCCGACACTTTATGGAAGAGAACGGATTATACCTGGCCCTGCACTTGGTTTGCTCCTAGAACAACCGGAGAAGGAGCTTTTAAGAGTGCTTATGACGTTATGAATAACTGGGGCGCTAATCATGGTGCAATTTCTTACGGACATATCGGAGCAGATTTAATCACCCTGTGTTCCATACTTCGAATTCCTGTAAGCATGCATAATGTACCGGAAGATAAGATCTTCCGCCCGGCATCCTGGAATGCTTTTGGTATGGATAAAGAAGGTCAGGATTACAGAGCGTGTGCCGCATACGGCCCCTTATATAAATAG
- a CDS encoding helix-turn-helix transcriptional regulator: MKYFDYREHRQQGTIDFPMAFYHMEPNHPRYQMPYHWHPEYEIIRILEGDFHLTIGSQTCLLHKGDILFLQDGVLHGGIPEHCVYECLVFDMNLFLKGNRIGVKQTQKIIQHEITFWQQLPGEDDFLKAIINSLFLAMAEKKRGYEFLIQGCLYQLLGFLFQEHLYEEKVNTVNTSFQHVMQFKRVLSYIEEHYTENIILEDLAKEAGMNPKYFCRFFREMSFRTPIDYVNYYRIERACEQLSTTNSKIIEVALNCGYNDISYFIKTFRKYKGVTPKQYLKMEYSHIEKEANTVNS; encoded by the coding sequence ATGAAATATTTTGATTACAGAGAGCATCGTCAACAGGGAACAATAGATTTTCCAATGGCTTTTTATCATATGGAGCCAAACCATCCCAGGTATCAAATGCCATATCACTGGCACCCTGAATATGAAATTATTCGGATTTTAGAGGGGGACTTTCACCTCACTATCGGGAGCCAGACCTGTCTTTTACACAAGGGGGATATCCTGTTTCTGCAGGATGGAGTCTTGCATGGCGGTATCCCGGAGCACTGTGTTTATGAGTGTCTGGTTTTTGATATGAATCTCTTTTTAAAGGGAAACCGTATCGGGGTAAAGCAGACTCAGAAAATCATACAGCATGAAATAACCTTCTGGCAGCAGCTGCCGGGTGAAGATGATTTCTTAAAGGCGATAATAAATAGCTTATTTCTTGCTATGGCTGAGAAGAAAAGAGGTTATGAATTCTTAATACAAGGCTGCTTGTATCAGCTTCTCGGCTTTTTGTTTCAGGAGCATTTATATGAGGAAAAGGTTAATACTGTTAATACCTCTTTCCAGCATGTGATGCAATTCAAAAGGGTTTTAAGCTACATTGAAGAGCATTATACGGAGAATATTATTCTGGAAGATCTGGCGAAAGAGGCAGGTATGAATCCCAAATACTTCTGCCGTTTCTTTCGTGAGATGTCCTTTCGCACTCCTATCGATTATGTGAATTATTACCGGATTGAGCGGGCCTGTGAGCAGCTTTCCACGACCAACAGCAAGATTATTGAAGTAGCACTTAACTGCGGGTACAATGATATCAGCTATTTCATAAAGACTTTTCGCAAATATAAGGGAGTAACCCCTAAGCAGTACCTAAAGATGGAATATTCCCATATAGAAAAAGAAGCTAATACGGTAAACAGCTAG
- a CDS encoding metal-dependent transcriptional regulator, whose translation MSDQEFYTFREYLRTENEDLSPSAEDYLEMIYRLSKDSGYTRAGDLAQALNVQPPSVTSMVKKLAEIGLLKYEKYGVIILEPSGLAKGEALLHRHDLVENFLKFLNIKNDLLQETEKIEHTLNNEILISIQDLLDFFQSHEEIKELFIQFCTIKHSSY comes from the coding sequence ATGTCAGATCAGGAATTTTACACTTTTCGGGAGTATTTAAGAACAGAGAACGAAGATTTATCTCCTTCCGCGGAGGATTATCTGGAGATGATCTACCGCTTATCAAAGGACAGCGGTTATACCAGAGCAGGAGACCTGGCCCAGGCATTGAATGTACAACCTCCTTCGGTTACCAGCATGGTAAAGAAGCTGGCAGAGATAGGTCTTTTGAAATATGAAAAATATGGTGTTATTATATTGGAACCAAGCGGTCTGGCAAAAGGGGAAGCCCTTTTACATCGCCACGACCTGGTGGAGAATTTTTTAAAGTTCTTAAATATAAAAAACGATTTACTGCAGGAGACAGAAAAGATTGAACATACCCTAAACAATGAAATATTGATTAGCATACAAGATTTGCTTGATTTCTTTCAAAGTCATGAAGAGATTAAGGAATTATTTATACAGTTCTGTACTATAAAACATTCAAGCTATTAA
- a CDS encoding serine hydrolase domain-containing protein, translated as MGVDKLIDNSFRGCILISREGKSIFEKAYGYADLPNEIPNQIDTKFATASAGKVFVAVAILQLVEKGMLHLADTIGNLLDVDLNQIDPAITVEELLTHTSGIPDYFDESVMDEYEELWRDYPNYKIRSNKDLIPLFIDKPMMYPRGSKFQYNNTGFVVLALIIESVTGSAFDEYINEHIFKPCKMSGSGYYELDRLPAKCAVNYIYDEEHKNYRTNIFSVDAKGTGAGGAFITVKDIKSFWENLLSGKLLSNDMVSEMLSNHSNGAECYGYGIWLKKQGEVFTPYFQGSDPGVSFISSYNAKREQLLILVSNYGDNVWRLHKSINEYFENE; from the coding sequence ATGGGAGTAGACAAGCTAATAGATAATAGTTTTAGAGGTTGTATCTTAATCAGCAGAGAAGGGAAGAGTATTTTTGAAAAAGCATATGGGTATGCGGATTTACCTAATGAGATTCCAAATCAAATTGATACAAAGTTTGCTACAGCATCTGCAGGTAAAGTATTTGTAGCAGTAGCAATTCTGCAGCTGGTGGAGAAAGGAATGCTTCATTTGGCAGATACAATCGGAAACCTTCTTGACGTTGACTTAAATCAGATTGATCCTGCAATTACAGTAGAAGAGCTTCTGACTCATACCTCTGGAATACCGGATTATTTTGATGAGAGTGTAATGGACGAATATGAGGAGCTCTGGAGGGATTATCCGAATTACAAAATTCGTTCCAACAAAGATTTAATTCCCTTATTTATAGATAAACCGATGATGTACCCAAGGGGCAGCAAGTTTCAATATAATAACACAGGCTTTGTCGTATTAGCTCTTATAATTGAAAGTGTTACCGGAAGTGCATTTGATGAATATATAAACGAGCATATCTTTAAACCCTGTAAGATGAGTGGCAGCGGATATTATGAGCTCGACAGGCTTCCTGCAAAATGTGCGGTAAATTATATTTATGATGAAGAGCATAAGAACTACCGTACGAATATTTTCAGCGTAGACGCCAAAGGCACTGGCGCAGGCGGAGCATTTATAACCGTTAAGGATATAAAATCATTCTGGGAGAATCTATTATCCGGTAAGCTGCTTTCAAATGATATGGTTTCTGAGATGCTTTCCAATCATAGCAATGGGGCAGAATGTTATGGCTATGGAATTTGGCTTAAGAAGCAGGGTGAGGTATTTACACCGTACTTTCAGGGCAGTGATCCCGGGGTCAGCTTCATATCCAGCTACAATGCGAAAAGAGAGCAGCTGCTCATCCTGGTGAGCAACTATGGAGATAATGTCTGGAGGCTGCATAAGTCTATTAACGAATACTTTGAAAATGAGTGA
- a CDS encoding acyltransferase domain-containing protein — MILLKDICEGIQMPEEVTAILLGLEKELDLKDLAPSVEKLYHRPLWEEGLAELRTAFGEDKNGFKMLTCMLLMGLDVYEKYKEKGMEEKVFYDTFACFSRFVKEHLASYGTYGFDREWWTTRQLSMEEFRLGELEFEVEKWNGEDVISVHIPSDAVITRENCVASYAWSKVFFKEFYPDFQYKYYICDSWLLSPSLPEILPADSKIVNFQKDFTITEWEKENPSYLEWVYKNPNLKLEELPENTSLQRNIKKYLKEGGKIGTAFGYIKADAEIK; from the coding sequence ATGATTTTATTAAAAGATATATGTGAAGGCATTCAGATGCCTGAGGAAGTGACAGCTATCCTATTGGGACTTGAAAAAGAGCTGGATTTAAAAGACCTTGCCCCGTCTGTAGAGAAGCTTTACCACCGCCCCTTATGGGAAGAAGGACTTGCAGAGCTGCGTACTGCCTTTGGTGAGGACAAGAATGGATTTAAGATGCTTACCTGTATGCTTCTTATGGGGCTTGATGTATATGAGAAATATAAAGAAAAAGGCATGGAGGAGAAGGTCTTCTATGATACCTTTGCCTGCTTTTCCAGATTTGTAAAGGAACATCTGGCAAGCTATGGTACCTATGGATTTGATAGGGAGTGGTGGACGACCAGACAGCTTTCCATGGAGGAATTCCGTCTTGGGGAACTGGAGTTTGAGGTTGAGAAGTGGAACGGAGAAGACGTAATCAGCGTGCATATACCCTCCGATGCTGTAATCACAAGAGAGAATTGTGTGGCTTCCTATGCCTGGTCCAAGGTATTCTTCAAGGAATTCTATCCTGACTTTCAGTATAAATATTACATCTGTGACTCCTGGCTGCTCTCACCCAGCCTGCCAGAAATCTTACCGGCAGATTCTAAAATTGTAAATTTTCAGAAGGATTTCACCATTACGGAATGGGAGAAGGAGAATCCCTCCTATCTGGAATGGGTGTATAAGAATCCTAATCTTAAGCTGGAGGAACTGCCGGAGAATACTTCCCTTCAGAGGAATATCAAGAAGTACTTAAAAGAAGGCGGTAAAATCGGGACGGCTTTTGGGTATATTAAGGCGGATGCGGAAATTAAGTGA